One Corallococcus exiguus DNA segment encodes these proteins:
- a CDS encoding methyl-accepting chemotaxis protein, translated as MDHSSRSDSRRAAFSQQLMFPVPLANLVGSTLGLHFASLVVGSPLSQKLGSLVVLVVGVSALHMLLGVGVSLRRFPRLRALERGVLPPTPEHLAKAVGEVARAPGEAFFRSLGLWALTTGVVAMALWSGRDLSGRDTLRVAGLGALFGPLSSLLVYGLVTLRARRGVLWVAEQGLTHAQVIAALPRRSRIRARLVAFTAICVVTPAVMCAQVVTALTDRLFNRLVDGGSPAAQGVLVDAFTSSALLCAVVFGLALATAYLGGTLLGRPMRELSGEARRIAAGDLASPRLVPAEDEVWAVSAAFTTMRTHLADVLAELQRAGSQISATTEEILSTSGRYEAGAAEQASSLDETSATTEELARSAKQIADNASSVAEIAQRTLAAAQGGQRSAESFLGAMSRMRQDNHAIGSAVGRLDKRVQQIGKIVEFINGVADKSDLLALNAELEGTKAGEVGRGFSLVAAEMRRLAENVLESTKEIEGLIEEVREASAAAVTVTGGGVRAVETGTGLAEQVSESLRQIVDLAGRTSDSVRIISRSTQQQQAGTDQLAETMADILRITQQSLNATKQVGAANGDLLGLAQDLRGVVERFQIHQATLRKGGGG; from the coding sequence ATGGACCACTCCTCGCGCTCGGACTCCCGGCGGGCCGCCTTCAGTCAGCAGCTGATGTTCCCCGTGCCGCTGGCGAACCTGGTGGGCTCCACGCTGGGGCTGCACTTCGCGTCGCTCGTGGTGGGCAGTCCGCTGTCCCAGAAGCTGGGGTCGCTCGTCGTCCTGGTGGTGGGCGTGAGCGCGCTGCACATGCTCCTGGGCGTGGGCGTGTCCCTGCGCCGCTTCCCCCGGCTGCGGGCCCTGGAGCGCGGAGTGCTGCCGCCCACGCCGGAGCACCTGGCGAAGGCGGTGGGCGAGGTGGCGCGCGCGCCGGGTGAGGCGTTCTTCCGCTCGCTGGGGTTGTGGGCGCTGACCACGGGCGTGGTGGCGATGGCGCTCTGGTCGGGCAGGGACCTGTCGGGGCGCGACACCCTGCGGGTCGCGGGCCTGGGGGCGCTGTTCGGTCCGCTCTCGTCGCTGCTCGTGTATGGGCTCGTCACGTTGAGGGCGCGGCGCGGTGTGCTGTGGGTGGCGGAGCAGGGGCTGACGCACGCGCAGGTCATCGCCGCGTTGCCCCGGCGCTCGCGCATCCGCGCGCGGCTGGTGGCCTTCACCGCCATCTGCGTGGTGACGCCCGCGGTGATGTGCGCGCAGGTCGTCACGGCGCTGACGGACCGGCTCTTCAACCGGCTGGTGGACGGGGGCAGCCCGGCCGCGCAGGGCGTGCTGGTGGACGCGTTCACGTCCAGCGCGCTCCTGTGCGCGGTGGTGTTCGGCCTGGCGCTGGCCACGGCGTACCTGGGCGGAACGCTGCTGGGGCGGCCCATGCGGGAGTTGTCCGGCGAGGCGCGCCGCATCGCCGCGGGCGACCTGGCCAGTCCCCGGCTGGTGCCCGCGGAGGACGAGGTGTGGGCGGTGTCCGCGGCCTTCACCACGATGCGCACGCACCTGGCGGACGTGCTCGCGGAGCTTCAGCGCGCGGGCTCGCAGATTTCGGCCACCACGGAGGAGATTCTCAGCACCTCCGGGCGCTACGAGGCTGGCGCCGCGGAGCAGGCCAGCAGTCTGGATGAGACGAGCGCCACCACGGAGGAACTGGCGCGCTCGGCGAAGCAGATCGCGGACAACGCGAGCTCGGTGGCGGAGATCGCCCAGCGCACGCTGGCGGCGGCCCAGGGCGGACAGCGCAGCGCGGAGTCCTTCCTGGGGGCCATGTCGCGCATGCGCCAGGACAACCACGCCATCGGCTCGGCGGTGGGGCGGCTGGACAAGCGCGTGCAGCAGATCGGGAAGATCGTCGAGTTCATCAACGGCGTCGCGGACAAGTCGGACCTGCTGGCGCTCAACGCGGAGCTGGAGGGCACCAAGGCGGGCGAGGTGGGGCGGGGCTTCTCGCTGGTGGCGGCGGAGATGCGCCGGCTGGCGGAGAACGTGCTGGAGTCCACGAAGGAGATTGAAGGACTCATCGAGGAGGTGCGCGAGGCCTCCGCCGCCGCGGTGACGGTGACGGGCGGCGGTGTGCGCGCGGTGGAGACGGGGACGGGCCTGGCGGAGCAGGTGTCCGAGTCGCTTCGCCAGATTGTCGACCTGGCGGGGCGGACGTCGGACTCGGTGCGGATCATCTCCCGGTCCACGCAGCAGCAGCAGGCGGGCACGGATCAGCTCGCTGAGACGATGGCGGACATCCTGCGCATCACCCAGCAGAGCCTCAACGCGACGAAGCAGGTGGGCGCGGCGAACGGGGACCTCCTGGGGCTGGCGCAGGACCTGCGCGGCGTGGTGGAGCGCTTCCAGATCCACCAGGCGACCCTGCGCAAGGGGGGCGGCGGGTGA
- a CDS encoding methyl-accepting chemotaxis protein: protein MMAPLEVRALGRWTTRPRIPGSCLGVAIAFLHIHLSHTLPETGRTPLTWLMLGALVLFISVGYARDTRALRTLFALGEGRQPATSEHLLVAVQEVAAIPGRSFWFVMQGWLGGTLTVALAFPTLADVPWTEGVRVMVLGLSIGPLSAMLTYLMVVRRARATLDRLVSLGPAPLEVLAALPPRRMHIRRRLVVFTAIAVLSPSLFILDVAFTRTVTVVDAWTQATTPEARMEVMARAREGGGPPLGLIAGIVTLLILGTAALAGTALSEPLRAITEDATRIARGEVRPPRVIHAEDEVWATSAAFTQMQVQLVQALSQLKRAGIQISSTTEQLVATSTEQEVGADEQAGALNATSATTEELARSAQQIADNAESVSTIAETTFGAAQSGQRGATAFLGAMQRMKEDNEAIAEAVVRLNKRVQQIGKVVEFINEIADKSDLLALNAELEGTKAGEVGRGFSLVAAEMRRLAENVIRSTKEIEGLIGEIRDATNGAVMATEAGLKTTELGTLLAAQVDDSLSLILELARQTSHAVRSISLATLQQQTGTDQLAAAMGDILRVTEQNAAATKQMVAANADLSALAADLQHVVRRFHVEPTGGESTGASGGAPGVTGGG from the coding sequence ATGATGGCGCCGCTGGAAGTGCGCGCCCTGGGCCGCTGGACGACGCGGCCGCGCATCCCGGGCAGCTGCCTGGGCGTGGCCATCGCGTTCCTCCACATCCACCTGTCGCACACGCTGCCGGAGACCGGGCGCACGCCGCTGACGTGGCTGATGTTGGGCGCGCTCGTGCTCTTCATCAGCGTGGGGTACGCGCGCGACACGCGGGCCCTGCGCACGCTCTTCGCGCTGGGCGAGGGCCGGCAGCCCGCCACGTCCGAGCACCTGCTGGTGGCGGTCCAGGAGGTGGCGGCCATCCCCGGCCGCAGCTTCTGGTTCGTGATGCAGGGCTGGCTGGGCGGCACGCTGACGGTGGCCCTGGCCTTCCCCACCCTGGCGGACGTGCCGTGGACGGAGGGCGTGCGGGTGATGGTGCTGGGGCTGTCCATCGGTCCCCTGAGCGCCATGCTCACCTACCTGATGGTGGTGCGCCGCGCGCGGGCCACGTTGGACCGGCTGGTGTCGCTGGGGCCGGCGCCGCTGGAGGTGCTGGCCGCGCTGCCGCCCCGGCGCATGCACATCCGCCGCAGGCTGGTGGTCTTCACCGCCATCGCGGTCCTGAGCCCGTCGCTCTTCATCCTGGACGTGGCCTTCACGCGCACGGTGACGGTGGTGGACGCGTGGACCCAGGCCACCACGCCGGAGGCGCGCATGGAGGTGATGGCGCGGGCGCGCGAAGGAGGCGGGCCGCCCCTGGGGCTCATCGCGGGGATCGTCACGCTGCTCATCCTGGGCACCGCGGCGCTCGCGGGCACGGCGCTGTCGGAGCCCCTGCGCGCCATCACCGAGGACGCGACGCGCATCGCTCGCGGTGAGGTGCGGCCCCCGCGCGTCATCCACGCGGAGGACGAGGTGTGGGCCACCTCCGCGGCCTTCACCCAGATGCAGGTGCAGCTGGTGCAGGCCCTGTCGCAGCTCAAGCGGGCGGGCATTCAAATCTCCTCCACCACCGAGCAGCTGGTGGCCACCAGCACGGAGCAGGAGGTGGGCGCGGACGAGCAGGCCGGGGCGCTCAACGCCACCAGCGCCACCACGGAGGAGCTGGCCCGGTCCGCGCAGCAGATCGCCGACAACGCGGAGTCCGTGTCCACCATCGCGGAGACGACCTTCGGCGCGGCGCAGTCCGGCCAGCGCGGCGCCACCGCCTTCCTGGGCGCCATGCAGCGCATGAAGGAGGACAACGAGGCCATCGCGGAGGCGGTCGTTCGCCTCAACAAGCGCGTGCAGCAGATTGGCAAGGTGGTGGAGTTCATCAACGAGATCGCCGACAAGTCGGACCTGCTGGCGCTCAACGCGGAGCTGGAGGGCACCAAGGCGGGTGAGGTGGGGCGGGGCTTCTCGCTGGTGGCGGCGGAGATGCGCCGGCTGGCGGAGAACGTCATCCGCTCCACGAAGGAGATCGAGGGCCTCATCGGGGAGATCCGCGACGCGACGAACGGCGCGGTGATGGCCACGGAGGCGGGGCTGAAGACGACGGAGCTGGGCACGCTGCTGGCGGCGCAGGTGGACGACAGCCTGAGCCTCATCCTGGAGCTGGCGCGGCAGACGTCGCACGCGGTGCGCAGCATCTCGCTGGCGACGCTGCAGCAGCAGACGGGCACGGATCAGCTCGCGGCGGCCATGGGGGACATCCTCCGCGTCACCGAGCAGAACGCCGCGGCCACCAAGCAGATGGTGGCGGCCAACGCGGACCTGTCCGCCCTGGCGGCGGACCTCCAGCACGTGGTGCGGCGCTTCCATGTCGAGCCGACTGGTGGCGAGTCCACCGGAGCTTCCGGCGGGGCTCCTGGCGTGACGGGAGGTGGGTGA
- a CDS encoding OmpA family protein: MRRISLWAGLALAVAVLTGCPPTYPKCNNDEQCQEKGEVCVQGQCQECATDANCREGFTCQANKCAPKPPECTTDAACGTGRICEAGKCAEAQCKDDSACNGGKCQAGRCQAPRDTCSSSTDCGEGQECQSGKCVTADASSRCDYSAVRFGFNESTLDSSAQSRLGDLAACIKASQGKITLGGHADERGTEEYNLQLSNRRAAAVKRYLVDLGVPSNRLSTVGYGETRPVSSAATEEGWAENRRVEFQR; encoded by the coding sequence ATGCGTCGGATTTCGCTTTGGGCCGGGTTGGCCCTCGCCGTGGCCGTGCTGACCGGGTGCCCGCCCACCTACCCCAAGTGCAACAACGACGAGCAGTGCCAGGAGAAGGGCGAGGTCTGCGTCCAGGGCCAGTGCCAGGAGTGCGCGACGGACGCGAACTGCCGCGAAGGCTTCACCTGCCAGGCCAACAAGTGCGCGCCCAAGCCTCCTGAGTGCACCACGGACGCGGCCTGTGGCACCGGCCGCATCTGCGAGGCCGGCAAGTGCGCCGAGGCCCAGTGCAAGGACGACTCCGCGTGCAACGGTGGCAAGTGCCAGGCCGGCCGCTGCCAGGCGCCCCGCGACACCTGCTCCTCCAGCACCGACTGCGGTGAGGGCCAGGAGTGCCAGTCCGGCAAGTGCGTGACGGCGGACGCCTCCTCGCGCTGCGACTACTCGGCGGTGCGCTTCGGCTTCAACGAGTCCACCCTGGACTCCAGCGCGCAGTCCCGCCTGGGCGACCTGGCGGCCTGCATCAAGGCGAGCCAGGGCAAGATCACCCTGGGCGGCCACGCGGACGAGCGCGGCACGGAGGAGTACAACCTCCAGCTGTCCAACCGCCGCGCCGCGGCCGTGAAGCGCTACCTGGTCGACCTGGGCGTGCCGTCCAACCGGCTGTCCACGGTGGGCTATGGTGAGACCCGCCCGGTGTCCAGCGCGGCCACCGAGGAAGGCTGGGCGGAGAACCGCCGCGTGGAGTTCCAGCGCTAG
- a CDS encoding protein CrdC, whose protein sequence is MLPAGRVEGTLLCHVGPHRIAFEAGEVASIAAPDAGTVSAHWAFLGAGGAQRVLVTATGGTVGVDGLEIDSEVLSVLPPSPVVAGASGGSLRGFVITRGVLWPLLSLDAFQRYLRGLDGEGA, encoded by the coding sequence ATGCTTCCCGCGGGCCGGGTCGAGGGGACGCTCCTGTGCCACGTGGGGCCGCATCGCATCGCCTTCGAGGCGGGCGAGGTGGCCTCCATCGCCGCGCCGGACGCGGGCACCGTGTCCGCCCACTGGGCCTTCCTGGGGGCCGGGGGCGCCCAGCGCGTGCTGGTGACGGCCACCGGAGGGACGGTGGGCGTGGACGGGCTGGAGATCGACTCGGAGGTGCTGTCCGTGCTGCCGCCCTCGCCGGTGGTGGCGGGGGCCTCCGGAGGCAGCCTGCGCGGCTTCGTCATCACGCGCGGGGTGCTCTGGCCGCTGTTGAGCCTGGACGCCTTCCAACGCTACCTGCGCGGGCTGGACGGGGAGGGCGCATGA
- a CDS encoding sigma-54-dependent transcriptional regulator, which yields MPAAVLIVDDEKNILLTLSQSLQLAGYRTELASSGQVALDVVSARPVDAVLMDVKMPDMDGLTVLAKLTALKPDLPVIMMSGHGTIDTAVKATQLGARDFLEKPLARDKLLVALRNALKHQAAMEELEELRAQLGRFDMVGGGPAMQRIFSLIQRTAPSEGRVLITGENGTGKELIARALHQNSRRKGGPFVKLNCAAVPHDLIESELFGHEKGAFTGAVSVRRGKFELAHEGTLFLDEIGDMPAAMQSKLLRVLQEGELERVGGAETLKVDVRVIAATNKNLEKEIAAGRFREDLYYRINVVQIHSPPLRERREDLPDLIDTFLREACAKNGRRPLALSPDALAVMSAYDYPGNVRELRNLVERLAILCEGPVVSRTDALELLPRGRPLPPMPEPTVGGDVPAAQPALVVATPAEPAPSNPGGWKPRVDQTFREQVEDAEREIIQRVLAHTHDNVTEAARILDLERGHFYKKMKALGLRRGQSDS from the coding sequence ATGCCCGCTGCGGTCCTCATCGTTGATGACGAAAAGAACATCCTCCTCACCCTGAGCCAGTCGTTGCAGCTGGCCGGCTACCGCACGGAGCTGGCCAGCAGCGGGCAGGTGGCGCTGGACGTGGTGAGCGCGCGGCCGGTGGACGCCGTGTTGATGGACGTGAAGATGCCGGACATGGACGGCCTCACGGTGCTGGCGAAGCTCACGGCGCTCAAGCCGGACCTGCCCGTCATCATGATGTCCGGCCACGGCACCATCGACACGGCGGTGAAGGCGACGCAGCTGGGGGCGCGCGACTTCCTGGAGAAGCCGCTGGCGCGCGACAAGCTGCTGGTGGCGCTGCGCAACGCGCTCAAGCACCAGGCGGCGATGGAGGAGCTGGAGGAGCTGCGCGCGCAGCTGGGCCGCTTCGACATGGTGGGCGGCGGGCCCGCCATGCAGCGCATCTTCTCCCTCATCCAACGCACGGCGCCCAGCGAGGGGCGCGTGCTGATCACCGGTGAGAACGGCACCGGCAAGGAGCTCATCGCGCGAGCGCTGCATCAGAACTCCCGGCGCAAGGGCGGGCCGTTCGTGAAGCTCAACTGCGCCGCGGTGCCGCACGACCTCATCGAGAGCGAGCTGTTCGGCCATGAGAAGGGCGCCTTCACCGGCGCGGTGAGCGTGCGGCGCGGCAAGTTCGAGCTGGCGCACGAGGGCACCCTCTTCCTGGACGAGATTGGCGACATGCCGGCCGCGATGCAGTCGAAGCTGCTGCGCGTGCTCCAGGAGGGAGAACTGGAGCGCGTGGGCGGCGCGGAGACGCTCAAGGTGGACGTGCGCGTCATCGCCGCGACGAACAAGAATCTGGAGAAGGAGATCGCCGCGGGGCGCTTCCGCGAGGACCTCTACTACCGGATCAACGTCGTGCAGATTCACTCGCCGCCGCTGCGTGAGCGCCGCGAGGACCTGCCGGACCTCATCGACACGTTCCTGCGCGAGGCGTGCGCGAAGAACGGGCGGCGGCCCCTGGCGCTGTCGCCGGACGCGCTCGCGGTGATGAGCGCGTATGACTACCCGGGCAACGTGCGTGAGCTGCGCAACCTGGTGGAGCGCCTGGCCATCCTCTGCGAGGGGCCGGTCGTCTCGCGCACGGACGCGCTGGAGCTCCTGCCCCGGGGCCGTCCCCTGCCCCCCATGCCCGAGCCCACCGTGGGCGGTGACGTGCCCGCCGCGCAGCCCGCTCTGGTGGTGGCGACTCCCGCCGAGCCCGCTCCGTCGAACCCGGGCGGCTGGAAGCCTCGCGTGGATCAGACCTTCCGCGAGCAGGTGGAGGACGCGGAGCGGGAGATCATCCAGCGGGTGCTCGCCCACACGCATGACAACGTGACGGAGGCGGCGCGGATCCTCGACCTGGAGCGGGGTCACTTCTACAAGAAGATGAAGGCCCTGGGCCTGCGCCGCGGACAGTCCGACTCGTAA
- a CDS encoding response regulator, whose amino-acid sequence MNPSERLLKQFRDLVTVRLERINRSLMELESGGNLEAGQRVLRELHGLKGEARMMGFGEINTLAHEMEELVRCAEPQRYRLSSESTDALLATADTVLALSGALQAGEPLLAVETLVATLQQRVIVESARPVEGGRASKSEGASHLIVADRREPSGAVVVPSHWGTPASRPDAPVGAAASQFLATALRTEASGSPAGTHGESSAAGGAPGTALGSAAAGASPGSHLVHPGHGAAPGAVHGSPGPGQSAGAAPGLHGLHPGGSGHSHLVAPVTGSPGSAHLVAPVTGSPGSAHLVSPALGSTGAHLGGAAGGSGSAHLVGPATGTSSNPAVSPGTRMVDTARSRPPAASKHGTATVRTGDVRMDTAVRIGVASLDMLTSAVTNLGQVARRRELATARRLELVRELSELARSAEDLGPAGIALAERLGRAKELAATLHREAKLLANAELRDLDQVSEEIQGLRMLPLSVLFEPYPRMVRDLARELGKEVELVVDGEDTRADRSVVEALREPLMHLVRNALDHGLETRVDRVASGKHPRGCLTLRAAREGSRIILRVEDDGAGMDPALLRRVAVRRGVLDEPAANALSDAAARELVFLPGFTSREVVTDLSGRGVGLDAVRTSLQALGGDVGVESAPGWGTIFTLRVPVSLTVAPLLFVQVFDETLALSAVHVSRALKVDASEVGEVAGRPILRMEGRVLPFASLASLLGLATERPAREGELVLVVKGQGMEAALAVDRVLEERVQAILPLKGILARYPHLTGATSLADGRLAMVLSAAALAAAVHGTAPLKLARPPVRAPAPRRRRILVVDDSPLTRELVANLLEAVGYDTLRAADGPSALEQLGQEGPPVELVVTDLEMPEMDGVELTRRLKADPARRGLPVVILTTRGGEADRARGLAAGADGYITKGDLVRQDLVDVVGRLLA is encoded by the coding sequence GTGAACCCCAGCGAACGGCTCCTCAAGCAGTTCCGCGACCTGGTCACGGTCCGTCTGGAGCGCATCAACCGCTCCCTGATGGAGCTGGAGTCCGGGGGCAATCTGGAGGCCGGGCAGCGGGTGCTGCGCGAACTGCACGGGCTCAAGGGCGAGGCCCGGATGATGGGCTTCGGCGAAATCAACACGCTCGCGCACGAGATGGAAGAGTTGGTCCGGTGCGCGGAGCCGCAGCGCTACCGGCTGTCGTCGGAGTCCACCGACGCGCTGCTCGCCACGGCGGACACGGTGCTCGCGCTGTCGGGTGCGCTCCAGGCGGGAGAGCCGCTGCTGGCGGTGGAGACGCTGGTGGCGACGTTGCAGCAGCGGGTCATCGTGGAGTCCGCGCGGCCGGTGGAGGGTGGCCGGGCTTCGAAGTCAGAGGGCGCGTCGCACCTCATCGTGGCGGACCGCCGGGAGCCGTCCGGGGCCGTGGTCGTGCCCTCGCACTGGGGAACGCCCGCGTCACGCCCGGACGCACCGGTGGGAGCGGCCGCATCGCAGTTCCTCGCCACGGCCCTCCGGACAGAGGCCTCCGGGAGTCCGGCGGGTACGCACGGAGAGTCGTCCGCCGCAGGGGGCGCACCGGGCACCGCGCTCGGGAGCGCTGCTGCTGGCGCATCCCCGGGCTCGCACCTCGTCCATCCAGGTCACGGAGCGGCACCGGGCGCTGTGCACGGGAGTCCGGGACCTGGCCAGAGCGCGGGCGCCGCACCGGGCTTGCACGGTCTCCATCCGGGAGGCTCGGGCCATTCGCACCTCGTGGCTCCGGTGACGGGAAGCCCGGGGAGCGCACACCTCGTGGCCCCGGTGACGGGAAGCCCGGGGAGCGCACACCTCGTGTCGCCCGCTCTTGGAAGCACGGGGGCGCACCTGGGTGGCGCCGCCGGCGGTTCAGGGAGCGCGCACCTCGTCGGCCCCGCGACGGGCACGTCCTCGAATCCAGCCGTGTCGCCCGGCACGCGGATGGTCGACACCGCCCGCTCGCGCCCGCCCGCCGCGTCGAAGCACGGAACCGCCACGGTGCGCACCGGCGACGTCCGCATGGACACGGCCGTGCGCATCGGCGTGGCCAGCCTGGACATGCTCACCAGCGCGGTCACCAATCTGGGCCAGGTGGCCCGCCGTCGGGAGCTGGCCACGGCGCGCCGCCTGGAGCTCGTGCGCGAATTGAGCGAGCTGGCCCGGTCCGCGGAGGACCTGGGACCCGCGGGCATCGCGCTCGCGGAGCGCCTGGGCCGCGCCAAGGAGCTGGCCGCCACCCTGCACCGCGAGGCCAAGCTGCTCGCCAACGCGGAGCTGCGCGACCTGGATCAGGTGTCGGAGGAGATCCAGGGCCTGCGCATGCTGCCCCTCTCCGTCCTCTTCGAACCCTATCCCCGCATGGTCCGCGACCTGGCGCGGGAGCTGGGCAAGGAGGTGGAGCTCGTCGTGGACGGCGAGGACACCCGCGCGGACCGCTCCGTCGTGGAGGCCCTGCGCGAACCGCTCATGCACCTGGTCCGCAACGCGCTGGACCACGGCCTGGAGACGCGCGTGGACCGCGTCGCCTCTGGCAAGCACCCCCGGGGCTGCCTCACCCTGCGCGCCGCCCGCGAGGGCAGCCGCATCATCCTGCGCGTGGAGGACGACGGCGCGGGCATGGATCCAGCGCTCCTGCGGCGCGTGGCCGTGCGCCGGGGCGTGCTGGACGAGCCCGCCGCCAACGCCCTCTCCGACGCCGCCGCGCGCGAGCTCGTCTTCCTGCCCGGCTTCACCTCGCGCGAGGTGGTCACCGACCTGTCAGGTCGGGGCGTGGGGCTGGATGCCGTGCGTACGTCCCTCCAGGCCCTGGGCGGCGACGTGGGCGTGGAGTCCGCGCCCGGCTGGGGCACCATCTTCACCCTGCGCGTCCCGGTGTCCCTCACCGTGGCGCCCCTGCTCTTCGTCCAGGTCTTCGACGAGACGCTCGCCCTGAGCGCCGTCCACGTCTCCCGCGCCCTCAAGGTGGACGCCTCCGAGGTGGGAGAGGTCGCCGGCCGGCCCATCCTCCGGATGGAGGGACGCGTGCTGCCCTTCGCCTCGCTGGCGTCGCTCCTGGGGCTGGCCACCGAGCGCCCGGCCCGGGAGGGAGAGCTGGTGCTGGTGGTGAAGGGCCAGGGCATGGAGGCCGCACTGGCGGTGGACCGGGTGCTGGAGGAGCGCGTCCAGGCCATCCTCCCCTTGAAGGGCATCCTCGCGCGCTACCCGCACCTCACCGGGGCCACGTCGCTCGCGGACGGGCGGCTGGCCATGGTGCTGTCCGCGGCGGCGCTGGCGGCGGCCGTGCATGGCACCGCGCCCCTGAAGCTCGCCCGGCCCCCGGTGCGCGCGCCCGCGCCTCGCCGCCGCCGCATCCTGGTGGTGGACGACTCGCCCCTCACCCGGGAGCTGGTGGCCAACCTGCTGGAGGCGGTGGGGTACGACACCCTCCGGGCGGCGGACGGACCCTCGGCGCTGGAGCAGCTGGGGCAGGAGGGGCCTCCGGTGGAGCTGGTCGTCACCGACCTGGAGATGCCGGAGATGGACGGCGTGGAGCTCACCCGGCGCCTGAAGGCGGACCCGGCCCGGCGCGGACTGCCCGTCGTCATCCTCACCACCCGGGGAGGGGAGGCGGACCGGGCGCGTGGGTTGGCGGCCGGGGCGGACGGCTACATCACCAAGGGCGACCTCGTCCGCCAGGACCTGGTGGACGTCGTGGGGCGGCTCCTGGCCTGA
- a CDS encoding chemotaxis protein CheW: MAALESETRQSYLVFACGSSWYAVPAEAAAEVVTFPELTRVPGSPPHLLGVFAHRGEVIPVVDMSLLVGGVTAGSRRAVLVRLSRGTLALTASSVAGVSALMGPLEPLGPSGVHVHLRGPVKSGSRDVAVIDPEGLFDHLSQGG; the protein is encoded by the coding sequence ATGGCCGCCCTAGAGTCGGAAACGCGTCAGTCCTACCTTGTCTTCGCGTGTGGAAGCAGTTGGTACGCGGTGCCCGCGGAAGCCGCGGCGGAGGTCGTTACCTTCCCCGAGCTGACGCGGGTACCGGGTTCCCCGCCCCACCTGCTGGGTGTGTTCGCGCACCGGGGTGAAGTCATCCCCGTCGTGGACATGAGCCTGCTGGTGGGCGGGGTTACCGCCGGGTCCCGCCGCGCCGTCCTGGTGCGGCTGTCCCGAGGCACCCTCGCCCTCACCGCCAGCAGCGTCGCCGGTGTGTCCGCGCTGATGGGACCGCTGGAGCCCCTGGGCCCCTCGGGCGTGCACGTCCACTTGCGCGGCCCCGTGAAGAGCGGCTCGCGCGACGTGGCCGTCATCGACCCGGAAGGCCTCTTCGATCACCTCAGCCAGGGCGGCTAG
- the cheB gene encoding chemotaxis-specific protein-glutamate methyltransferase CheB → MGKKVTVLVVDDSVICRQLISAALSDDPDILVVGTAANGQEAVALTKELRPHVITMDVDMPVMDGLTAVEHIMAECPTPILVLTGDPRSQAPALTYRALELGALALQIKPSIDAGPEAWNLTKEVKLISSVRVIRHVRGQKRGAPGTPHTPVAVLPAASMGIVAVAASTGGPQVLYRMLSELPADFPAPIVIVQHINAAFSESLASWLANASKLKVRLAVDGDTLQPGLVLVAPPDQHMVVPVRGRVALKPGVERDGHMPSGTVLLESVAKVYARRAVGVVLTGMGADGADGLLAIKQGGGLALAQNEESCVVFGMPGAAVERKAVDHLIHGDDVAATLARLARGESLAASR, encoded by the coding sequence ATGGGCAAGAAAGTGACGGTGCTGGTGGTGGATGACTCGGTCATCTGCCGTCAGCTCATCAGCGCGGCGTTGAGCGACGACCCGGACATCCTGGTCGTCGGCACCGCCGCGAACGGCCAGGAGGCCGTTGCCCTCACGAAGGAGCTGCGCCCCCACGTCATCACCATGGACGTGGACATGCCCGTCATGGACGGGCTCACGGCCGTGGAGCACATCATGGCCGAGTGCCCCACGCCCATCCTGGTGCTGACGGGCGATCCGCGCTCGCAGGCCCCCGCGCTGACGTACCGCGCGCTGGAGCTGGGCGCGCTGGCGCTGCAAATCAAGCCCTCCATCGACGCGGGGCCGGAGGCGTGGAACCTCACCAAGGAGGTGAAGCTCATCTCCTCCGTGCGCGTCATCCGCCACGTGCGCGGCCAGAAGCGCGGCGCGCCGGGGACTCCGCACACTCCGGTCGCGGTGCTGCCCGCGGCCTCCATGGGCATCGTCGCGGTGGCCGCCAGCACGGGCGGCCCGCAGGTGCTCTACCGGATGCTGTCGGAGCTGCCGGCGGACTTCCCGGCGCCCATCGTCATCGTCCAGCACATCAACGCCGCCTTCTCGGAGTCGCTGGCCAGCTGGCTCGCCAACGCGAGCAAGCTCAAGGTCCGGCTGGCGGTGGACGGGGACACGCTGCAGCCGGGGCTGGTGCTGGTGGCGCCGCCGGATCAGCACATGGTGGTGCCCGTGCGAGGCCGCGTGGCACTCAAGCCCGGCGTGGAGCGCGACGGGCACATGCCCAGCGGCACCGTGCTGCTGGAGAGCGTGGCCAAGGTCTACGCCCGGCGCGCGGTGGGCGTGGTGCTCACCGGCATGGGCGCGGACGGGGCGGACGGGCTCCTGGCCATCAAGCAGGGCGGTGGGCTGGCGCTGGCGCAGAACGAGGAGTCCTGCGTGGTGTTCGGCATGCCGGGCGCGGCGGTGGAGCGCAAGGCGGTGGACCACCTCATCCACGGCGATGACGTCGCGGCCACCCTGGCGCGCCTGGCGCGCGGAGAGTCGCTGGCCGCAAGCCGCTGA